TGGCGGGGGAGGAGGTGTTGGTGCAGCCGGAGCTGCTGGTGTGGGTTGTTGTGCTTGTTGTGGAGTTTGAAAGAGTGGAGGGATGAGCACTATTCCTGAGCCTACAGCTGCTCCAGGACTCTTACCTAAACTTTCTGCCGCTTTATCTATGGTTTCCATCTGTATAACTGTCTGACCTGCCACACCGCTTCTGAGCCAGAATAATCGATCTCTCCACACTGGATCTGTAACATCTATGCCTTCAAATTTTATTGCCGGTATATCTATACCAATTTCCATGAAATCTTCTCTCAATTTATAAGTCATATCTTTTGTCACACTATCTAGGTTTTGGTATAAGTCATAAATGCTGTAGTTTGATATGTTTTTCATAGCTCGTTCATTAAAGTATCCTCTTAGATAATTGTTGAGTTCGTCCGTGGTGTAAAGGCTTTGAGCACCAACAACTTTATTTACAAACACGCTCGCATCTCTTATTTCAAACCAGAATGACCCATTGAATGCTATTGGAGCTAATTCTCGTGTTTGACCTCTTCCTCCAAACTTACCTTGAAATCTTTTTAATGAGACAAAAATAATCGTGACCACGAACGGTGTACGACCACCATGAACTAATTTAACCAATCCTTCGAGCATAGGAAAATTGAGTGTGGTTAATACATGACGACCAGCAGTAAATACCGCATAAACTTTACCATCTCTGTAAAACACTGCAGCCTCGTTTTCTCTAACGATTAATTCAGATCCAGTATCGACTTCTTCACTAGGATATTTATAAACAATCTCATTCAGTTGAGGGTTGTCCCAAACTATTACTTTTGGCATTCTTCAATCACCTATTGATCCTGCCCTATTATAAGCATTTCCCTCTGTTGAATTAATTTAGCTATCTCGTCGCAAAGATTATTTATACTTGTAACTGTATTATTGATCACTTGAGGATCAGGGTTCGAGGAAACATTCTTAAGAACCTGAACTTTATCAACAATACTATTTACAGTTGGCGCAAGTTTACTATCAACGTCAAGAAGTTTATTAAGTGCTTCCTCCCATACTTTAGCTCTATCAAAGAGGCCTGCATATCCCGTAGGAGCATACTTAATTTTATCTACCATCATCCTTAATTTTCTTGCACTCATTTCCAACTCATCAGCAGCTTTAAGTCCGGCTGTAGTAAGAACTTGTGCTTGAGTTTCTTCTATAATTCTTAAAGATTCCAACATTTTAGAAATCAAATATTGTCTTACTAATCTGTCATCTTCTCTGATCAATTCTTTAACTTTATAACCTCTAAAACCAGGAATGAGAAGCTCGAGCTTTTCCAATGTTCCAAGCGATTTACTCACAAATACCACCGCTTAAAAATAAATTTTATTAATAATAAAGGTTTCTAAATAGAAAAGATCTTTCACACAACGTTTTATATCTTTTTAATTATACCTGATTATGTTCTTACTGCACTATATTTTGAGTTTTATACTTTAAACACATAAATTACAACTGAAAATATTATCATTCAGGACAGAGAAGGATCTGTAATCCCCAATTGACACTCTCCACGGCTAAAGCCGGGAGATTCTCGGTTCCTCAGGCTTAAGCCTTCATCATGCCGAGTTCGGGCTGTGCCAAGGCAGCCCCTGCCATGGACATGTAGTCCATGGCCCGCTTGCTGGAATCATCCCCACCCGTCTTGGATGGGAGCCTTATTCCAGCTTTCGGACGTCCGAACCACATGCGAGCGACCCGCTCAAGGAGATGGTGGAATTGGATGAATATAAACTTAACGGCGATTCATCTCCACGACCGAAGTCGGAAGCCTTCTCGCCGAAAGAGTGGGTAAAGTCAGATATTTTCAGCGTCCGCCTGAGATTTCACACATTCAGCTCATTTACTGGTTTTGGAAAGCTTACAACTCCTTCATTTCACCCTGCGTACGCAATGCATTCAAGTCTTTATTATAGATCGTCCTTGGAAAATCCCTCATTTTTCTAAGGTTTTGCATGTTTAGATTTTGCTCGCTTCATCTCAGGACTAAATAGGTTTTCTAAGCATTTATCTTCATAAGATAAAGATATTACATAAAGTTTATAAAGATTCGGTTATTAATAGTAACGAAATGATGTTACCTGTGCACTTAATGTACATATTCATATTTATATTACTTATGTTACATAATTATCTAATCATTTTTTGTTTTGAAAATATCTAGCAGTAAAAAGATAATACAAACATAATTATTTACTAATAGATATAAGCTAATATAGGAAACATTTATTTAGCAGTTCTTTGCAATATATATTTGGTGGATATGGTAGAGGCACGTAAAGTCCAAAAATTGGGGCAAACATCTCTGGTAGTCACACTGCCTAAAAAATGGGTGAATAACGTTAAATTAAAACAGGGTGATCTAGTGTTCTTAACACCTGAATCTGATGGATCCATAAAATTAATGCCCAAGAAATTAGCTAAAAGTGAAGTAGAAGAGATTACTTACATAATTAATGCTGACATGTGCACAGAACCTCGTATGCTTGAGAGAGTAATCACTGCGTGCTATCTTTTAGGTTACGATAAGATTGTTGTGAAGACTAATAAGCCGAAGTTAGAACTACAGCATTTGCAGGAGATTAGGAATTCAGTGAATAGGCATAGTGAGTTGAGTATTTTTGATCAAAAGCCAGATATGGTAGTTATCCAGTGTTTTGTGGATCCAACTAGATTTCCGTTGCAGAGTCTAATGAAACGCATGTTTAACTTAGTGAATTCAATGCTAAATTTCGTTTTTCATGCATTTAGTAGCGGAGATTTAAGTCTACTAGAGGAGATTGAATATATTGAGAGGGAGATCGATAGGCTTTATTGGCTTTCTCTCCGACAACTTTTCCTTGCGCAAAGCAATAGAGAAGCTGCTAAAACAATAGGTATTGA
This genomic interval from Thermoprotei archaeon contains the following:
- a CDS encoding phosphate uptake regulator PhoU, whose protein sequence is MVEARKVQKLGQTSLVVTLPKKWVNNVKLKQGDLVFLTPESDGSIKLMPKKLAKSEVEEITYIINADMCTEPRMLERVITACYLLGYDKIVVKTNKPKLELQHLQEIRNSVNRHSELSIFDQKPDMVVIQCFVDPTRFPLQSLMKRMFNLVNSMLNFVFHAFSSGDLSLLEEIEYIEREIDRLYWLSLRQLFLAQSNREAAKTIGIEEPLQILGNRAIVKALEEIGDSIEDASLIVLKIKEKEKISERIKDMADFIQKIQKISEDTQRALFELDFKIANSIIERISSLKLPDGFEISNISSTVESMLFAKIYEILDRYNLISEIVINRSLERPSEILKIEKVESQQTT
- a CDS encoding SPFH domain-containing protein, coding for MPKVIVWDNPQLNEIVYKYPSEEVDTGSELIVRENEAAVFYRDGKVYAVFTAGRHVLTTLNFPMLEGLVKLVHGGRTPFVVTIIFVSLKRFQGKFGGRGQTRELAPIAFNGSFWFEIRDASVFVNKVVGAQSLYTTDELNNYLRGYFNERAMKNISNYSIYDLYQNLDSVTKDMTYKLREDFMEIGIDIPAIKFEGIDVTDPVWRDRLFWLRSGVAGQTVIQMETIDKAAESLGKSPGAAVGSGIVLIPPLFQTPQQAQQPTPAAPAAPTPPPPPSPAPAATVQQQTTEKYQPKCPSCGSSVPQNAKFCPNCGAQLKWCKNGHVAPFTAKFCPECGIQFS